ATCGCCGCGGCCGTCGCCGTCATCCTGGCAGGCAGCGTCGGCGTTCTCGCCAACGTTCTGACCAGCAACGACCCGGCATCGGCGGCCAAGAAGCCGAGCCACACGAAGACCGTCGACGCGACGCCCACCCAGGCCGCCGACGTCGTCCTCCTCCCGGGTGCCGCTGGTCCGGTCAAGGCCGGGATGACCAAGGCCGAGGCGATCGCGACCGGTCTGTTCGACGCCGACGTGCCGTCCACCGTGGACGGCTGCGAGCCGTTCCCGCTGGTCTGGAAGGCACCGTTCAAGGGCCTCGACGTCCTGACCACGCGCGCCGGCGACATCACCTCGATCGGCGTCCGCGGCGCCGGCCCCACCACCAGGTCCGGCCTCGGCATCGGCAGCACCGTCGCCGACGTGCGCGCCGCCGTGAAGGACGCGAAGGTCGTCGAGACCGGCTTCGGCCAGAGCGCGATCTTCGAGCACGACGAGACCACCGACGGCTGGACTGGCTACCTGTTCAACACCCCGGTCTCCGACCTGCACGACGACGAGCAGGTCAGCTTCATCGAGCTCACCACCGGTGCCAAGCCGGAGATGATGCGCAGCGGTTGCTGACCAAGGACGCGTCAGCGGCCTTGGTCGATAGTCATCGAGCAGCGAGCGCCGAGGCGAGGTACGAGCTCGGCGACCGAGCGTGTCGAGATGCGGTCATCGAGCTCGCCGAGATGCGGTGACGGACACGCCTTCCTAGCCGATCGCCGCCACCACCCGCGCCGCGTCCTCGGTCGCCTTCTGGATCAGACCGAGACCCGTCGCATCACCGATCGCCTCCACCGGTACGCCGGGGAGGCGATCGGTCAATTCGTCGCGCAGCCTCAGCTCGGCCTCGGCCGCGCCCGCCAGGATCACCGAGTCGGCGGGCAGCACCCGGGCGGTGCCGCCGGACGGCACGAACTCCACACCGCTCGGCACGATCCGCACCACCTCGGCGCGGACGTGCACCGTCACGCCGAGCCGGTCGAGCCGGTGCATGTGCTCGGTCTTCCGCTTCCATCCGATCTCAGGAGCGATGTCGCGGCCGGCCTCGAGCACGGTGACGGTTCTGCCCCGCGTCGCGAGGAACTCGGCGAACTCGATGGCGACCAGGTCTCCCCCGACGATGACGACCTGCTTGCCGACCGGCATCCAGGCGCGCGTCGCGCGGCGTACGGCTGCCGGGGTGACCAGGCGCTGCCCGCGGCCGGCGACCAGGCGCGCACCCGCGCGGTGCAGCAACGGTTGGTCCGCGGTCGACCGACCCGCGAGCAGCTCGCGCAACGCAGGACCGTGGAGCACGTGCGGGAGGTCGTCGCCAGGGATGGACGGGACGACGATCCGCGCACCGGTCGCCACGACCACGGCGTCCGGCGCCAGTGCGGCGACGTCGGCCGCACCGACCCTCACCCCGAGCCGTACGTCGACGGCGCTCGCCTCGATCTCGTGTCGCAGGTAGGTCAGGAACGGCTCGTTCTCCTCGTGGACGATCGAGGCCCAGAGCAGCGCGCCGCCGAGCTGCCGGTTGGCATCGAGCAGCGTGACCCGGTGCCCGGTGGCCGACGCGCTCCGGGCCGCCTCCATCCCTCCCGGACCGGCACCGATCACCACCACGTGCTTGCGCTCCCGGGTCGGGAGCAGCGCGAGGTCGGCCTCCTTGCCGGTGCGCGGGTTCACCGCGCAGTCGACCGAGAAACGCATCTCCAGCGCGTCGATGCAGTTCTCGCACGAGATGCACTGCCGCACGTTGCCGCCGGCAGCCAGCTTGGTCGGCAGGTCCGGGTCCGCGAGCAGGGGGCGCCCCAGCGCGACGAAGTCCGCGCGGCCGGAGGCGAGCACCTCCTCGGCGAGCGCGGGGTCGTGCAACCGGCCGACGGCGATCACCGGGACGTCGACGGCCTGGCGGACCGCGGCGGCCGCGCCGACGTTGAGCCCGTCCCCGTCGTCGGACCCGTTGACCATCTTGCTGACCAACCGGTCGATGACCCCGCCGCTGACGTGGAACGCGTTCACCCCCGCCTCGACGAGGGCGGGCGCGACCTGGGCGGTCTCGTACATCGGGCGCCCGCCGGCGACCCGTTCGAACCCGGAGATGCGCAAGGTGATCGGGAAGTCCTTCCCGACCTCCGAACGGATCGCCGTGAGCGCGTCGAGCACGATCTTCAGGCGCCCCGCGACCCGGTCGCCGCGGTAGTCGTCGGTGCGTCGGTTCCGCTGCGGCGCGAGGAAGGAGCCGAGCATCATGTAGCCGTGCGCGGCGTGCAGCTCGATGCCGTCGTACCCCGCTTCGCGAGCCCGACGTACAGCGGCCTTGTAGAGATCCATCAGCGCGCCGATCTGCAGCAGGCTGATCTCCTCCGAGGGCCGCCCCGTGAGGTACGACGGGATCACCGAGGGTCCCAGCGAGGTCACGCCGTGCATCTCCGGACCGAGGCCGTCGGGGCCGGCGTGCACGATCTGCGGCTGGATCTTTGCCCCGTGGGCGTGCACGGCCTCCACCAGACGGCGGTGCGCCTCGACGCTCGCGTCGGTGCCGAGGTGGAGGCCGCCCGGGGTCTCGGGGTGCTGGTGGTCGATGCCGGTCGCGCCGACGGTGATGAGCCCGACCCCGCCCGCTGCGCGTGCCGCGAAGTACGCCACCGTGCGCTCGGACGGTAGACCGTCCGGGGTGCCGTACATGGTCTCCATCGGCGACATCACGATCCGGTTCCGCAGCTCCATGCTGCCGATCCGACCAGGGGCGAGGAGGTGCGGGTAGGGGTTGGCCGACGACGTCACGCGCTGAGGCTCGCACACCCGGGACGGGGCGTCCAGAGTTTTCGTAAAGGGCTTGATGAAACTCATGGGACCACTAAGGTCTCCCTGTGACCCTCACGTCGTTCGTCAACGAGCCCTCCGCCACTCGACCTCGAGCAAGCTCGGGCGCTCGGTAGCGTCGGCTCGTGGACTTCGCGATCGTGGGCGCCATGCTGCCCACCGACCAGCTCCGGCCGATCGCCGTGGCGGCGGACGAGCTCGGCTACGCCGGCTTCGCGATCGCCGACCACGTCGTCGACCTGGAGAAGCTGGCCACGCCGTACCCCTACGAGGACGACGGCTCCCGCCGGTGGGACAGCACCTGCGAGTGGCCCGACCCGTGGGTGCTGGTCGGCGCACTGTCGGCCGTCACCACCCGGATCTCGTTCTTCACCTCGATCTACGTCGCGGCGATGCGCAGCCCGTACCAGGTCGCGAAGTCCGTCGGCACCGCCGCGGTGATGTCCGGCGGCCGGGTCCGGCTGGGCGTCGGCGTCGGCTGGTGCCGGGAGGAGTTCGACCTCCTCGAGGAGGACTTCGCGACCCGCGGCAAGCGCACCGACGAGGGCCTCGACCTGGTCCGCCGGCTCTGGACCGAGGAGTGGGTCTCCACCGACGGACCGCTCTACCCGACGCCGAACCTGACGATGAGTCCGCGTCCGCAAGGCAAGGTGCCGATCCTCATCGGCGGGATGTCCGAGGTCGCTCTGCGCCGGGCCGCCCGGTACGACGGGTGGATCGGTGACATCTCCTCGACCGAGGACGCGATCGGGTACGCGACCAGGCTGCGCGGGTACCGCGCCGAGATCGGCATCACCGAGAAGGCGACCGTCATCGCCGCCCTGAACGACGCCCTGACGCCGGAGCAATTCGCCGCTGCCGAGGCCGGCGGCGTCACCGACGCGATGACGATGCCGTGGCTCTTCTACCACGGCTACAAGGCCACGCTCGACCAGAAGCTGGACGGCATGGAGCGGTTCGCGAACGACGTCATCAAGCCGCTCAACGGCTGACGGTCTCCCTGACGTCGAGCGATCTCCCGGTCGTCGAGCTTGCCGAGACGCGGCGACCACAGCGCTCGAGCTCAGGCGCTCAGGTACGCCGCGATCGCGTTGCGCAGACCGCGCTTCGCGTCGTCCATGTCCGAGTAGGTGCCCAGGTGCCGCTCGTCGGTCAGCCCCTGCATGGCGCCGGGGATCATCGCGGCCATCTCGCGCACCCGGACCGGGTCGACGTCCAGGTCGGCGAACGCCTGCTGGCACGACTCGATCCAGCCGGACTGCCAGGCCGCCAGCTCTGCGGCGGTCTTCGGGAACGCACGCTCCAGCTCGTCGCGCTCGCGCGGCAAGGCTCCACGCAGCGTGTTCATCGCCCGTACGTCGGGGGTGTCCAGCCCGAGCCAGAGCAGGTCGACGATCTGCCCGACGCGGGCCTCGAGCCCGGCCTCGGGATCGGGGCGGAGCTCGAGCTGGCCCCGGCGCTCGGCCATGTACCCGAGCACGGCCGCCCAGAAGTCGTCCACGTCGCCGAACTGGTACTTCACCGCTCCCCAGGTGACACCGACCTGCTTGGCGATGTGGTTGGCCGAGACCGCCGTCGGGTCACCGGTGGCGAGCGCGTCCAGCGCGGCGGAGAGGACCTTCTGCCGGGTCTCGCTGCCGCGGCGGTTGGGGCGGTGCCCCGCGGAACCGGCAGCAGACGTGGTCACCCGCCGGAGCATAGCCATCCGGCGGCACCGAGGAGCCGCGGGACGGTCCCGAACAGTCTCGAAACGATGTCGTGGCGTGGGTCACACGTGTTAGATTTTTCAGCGGCTATTTGTTCGCCTGTCCAAATGCCCGTTCGCGCCCCCGCCTCAGCGTCGAGACAAGGATTTCTGCAGATGACGATCACCGAGCTCCCCGAGGGATTCGACTTCACCGATCCCGACACCATCCTCAAGGGGATCCCGCACAACGAGCACGCGCTCGCACGCCAGACCTCCCCGATCCACTGGGTCGAGCAGCCGCAGTCCTCGCGCGACGGCATGGAGGGCGGCACTGGCTACTGGGCGCTCTCCCGCCACGAGGACGTCTCGAAGGTCTCCAAGGACTCCAAGAACTTCTCCAGCGCCGAGAACTCCGCGATCATCCGGTTCCCCGAGGGGATGCTGCGCGAGATGATCGAGTTCCAGCGCGTGATGCTGCTCAACCAGGACGGCGCCGAGCACGACGCCACCCGCAAGATCATCAGCCGCGGCTTCACCCCGCGCTCGATCATGGCGCTGGAGGAGGGCCTCAAGGACCGCGCCCACAGAGATCGTCGCCGACGCCATCGCCAAGTCCCGGGCCGAGGACGGGATCGACTTCGTGACCGAGGTCGCCGCCGAGCTCCCCCTGCAGGCGATCGCCAACCTGCTCGGCGTCCCGCAGGAGGACCGCAAGAAGCTCTTCGACTGGTCGAACATGATGCTCGCCGGCGAGGACCCGGAGTTCGAGGGCCAGAACGAAGTCGCCGCCGCCGAGATCCTGGCGTACGCGATGGGCATGGCCGCGGACCGCAAGGAGAACCCGCGCGACGACATCGTCACCAAGCTGATCACCGCCGACAAGGACGGTCGCGGCCTGACCGACGACGAGTTCGGCTACTTCGTGGTGATCCTGACGGTGGCCGGCAACGAGACCACCCGCAACGCCATCACCCACGGCATGGACGCGTTCCTCAACCACCCCGACCAGTGGGACCGCTGGGTCAAGGACCGGCCGTCCACGATGGTCGACGAGATCACCCGCTGGGCGACCCCGGTGAACGTCTTCCAGCGCACCGCCGTGAACGACGTCGAGGTCGGCGGCCAGCTCATCAAGGCCGGCCAGCGCGTCGGCCTCTTCTACGCGTCGGGCAACCACGACGAAGAGGTGTTCACCGACCCGCACACCTTCGACATCACCCGCGACCCGAACCCGCACCTGGCGTTCGGCGGCCACGGGGCGCACTACTGCATCGGGGCCAACCTGGCCCGGGTCGAGATGAACCTGATCTTCAACGAGCTGGCCGACCAGGTCACCAAGATCGAGCGTCTCGGCGAGCCGGTCCGCCTGCGGCACA
The DNA window shown above is from Marmoricola sp. OAE513 and carries:
- a CDS encoding FAD-dependent oxidoreductase: MTSSANPYPHLLAPGRIGSMELRNRIVMSPMETMYGTPDGLPSERTVAYFAARAAGGVGLITVGATGIDHQHPETPGGLHLGTDASVEAHRRLVEAVHAHGAKIQPQIVHAGPDGLGPEMHGVTSLGPSVIPSYLTGRPSEEISLLQIGALMDLYKAAVRRAREAGYDGIELHAAHGYMMLGSFLAPQRNRRTDDYRGDRVAGRLKIVLDALTAIRSEVGKDFPITLRISGFERVAGGRPMYETAQVAPALVEAGVNAFHVSGGVIDRLVSKMVNGSDDGDGLNVGAAAAVRQAVDVPVIAVGRLHDPALAEEVLASGRADFVALGRPLLADPDLPTKLAAGGNVRQCISCENCIDALEMRFSVDCAVNPRTGKEADLALLPTRERKHVVVIGAGPGGMEAARSASATGHRVTLLDANRQLGGALLWASIVHEENEPFLTYLRHEIEASAVDVRLGVRVGAADVAALAPDAVVVATGARIVVPSIPGDDLPHVLHGPALRELLAGRSTADQPLLHRAGARLVAGRGQRLVTPAAVRRATRAWMPVGKQVVIVGGDLVAIEFAEFLATRGRTVTVLEAGRDIAPEIGWKRKTEHMHRLDRLGVTVHVRAEVVRIVPSGVEFVPSGGTARVLPADSVILAGAAEAELRLRDELTDRLPGVPVEAIGDATGLGLIQKATEDAARVVAAIG
- a CDS encoding TIGR03619 family F420-dependent LLM class oxidoreductase, with product MDFAIVGAMLPTDQLRPIAVAADELGYAGFAIADHVVDLEKLATPYPYEDDGSRRWDSTCEWPDPWVLVGALSAVTTRISFFTSIYVAAMRSPYQVAKSVGTAAVMSGGRVRLGVGVGWCREEFDLLEEDFATRGKRTDEGLDLVRRLWTEEWVSTDGPLYPTPNLTMSPRPQGKVPILIGGMSEVALRRAARYDGWIGDISSTEDAIGYATRLRGYRAEIGITEKATVIAALNDALTPEQFAAAEAGGVTDAMTMPWLFYHGYKATLDQKLDGMERFANDVIKPLNG
- a CDS encoding TetR/AcrR family transcriptional regulator, translating into MTTSAAGSAGHRPNRRGSETRQKVLSAALDALATGDPTAVSANHIAKQVGVTWGAVKYQFGDVDDFWAAVLGYMAERRGQLELRPDPEAGLEARVGQIVDLLWLGLDTPDVRAMNTLRGALPRERDELERAFPKTAAELAAWQSGWIESCQQAFADLDVDPVRVREMAAMIPGAMQGLTDERHLGTYSDMDDAKRGLRNAIAAYLSA
- a CDS encoding cytochrome P450 translates to MTEVAAELPLQAIANLLGVPQEDRKKLFDWSNMMLAGEDPEFEGQNEVAAAEILAYAMGMAADRKENPRDDIVTKLITADKDGRGLTDDEFGYFVVILTVAGNETTRNAITHGMDAFLNHPDQWDRWVKDRPSTMVDEITRWATPVNVFQRTAVNDVEVGGQLIKAGQRVGLFYASGNHDEEVFTDPHTFDITRDPNPHLAFGGHGAHYCIGANLARVEMNLIFNELADQVTKIERLGEPVRLRHSWINGIKEMRVRLS